Genomic window (Sparus aurata chromosome 19, fSpaAur1.1, whole genome shotgun sequence):
CGTTTTCAGTTCCCAAAACTGAGAGAGAAGAAACATGTCATGCTGTCTGCAGAGCGTCTACGCCACCGCGGGGATAAAATACTGCAGCGACACGTCTTCATGCAGCAGAATCAGGTGGACGACCCTTTCATGGATGATATCTGTGGGGACGAGAGGACGGCGTCAAATCCTCAAGTGGAGGAAAAAGTACAACTAACTAAACATGAAACTGGATTAAAATATGTGAAGTTGTTGCACATCGTCTGCACACAAAggacacatttaatttcaatgtAATTAAATGATTTCACTGAGATTCCAAACAACAGAAGTCAGCTTTAAGAAAACAGTCTAGATTCATCACAGGTTATTTTTTATATCTCATGTAAAGCATCTCTTCCAGCTGCTGTTAATCCAGTTGAGGAGACACTGTATTGAACTCCTGTGATGCTTCATGTCAGCACTGATATCATGATTTATGAATAACTCCACTGTTACTGCAGACACATGACAAGATGACAGTTATTTAGCCTGCAGTGCACCTGGACGAGCAGCTGTGGGTGACTTACTGCACATGGCCTTGCTGGGGTTGACCTGCTGTCCCATGAGgaactgctgcagcttcctgaTGTCCACCCGGGCCTGGGCCATGTCCTCAGGGTCCCTGCTCTGAGACGGACCGCCATCCTGGGAGGCGTCATCACCTGCAGAGAGGGACGGAGGGAGATGAGGACAAAAGGAGAGAGGACGAAGAAACCAGTGTGAGCTCGTCCgtcagctgagagagagagttttcTAGCACATTTAACCTGCTGATACTTAAATACAAAGTGAGGTCATCATCACACAAGACTGATCAGACCAACAACAGCCTCCTCGTTCATCTCAGGGAAGCTCTGCAGACTGAGGGATCAGAAAACACTGCCCGAGGAATTAAACATACAGGACAACAAAACTTTCATATCAGAGCTCATGATAGTCCATCGAGCTCCGGTCCGGTCTGCGTCTGCTGTGACACGTCAGGAGACAAAAGACCCACTCGAATGtttcaaatcaaatatttaacatttttagttTACAGGAGTGTCGATGAAACTCATGTTCCTAACaaagcattttaaaactttCAAGACTGTTTGAACCCTGTAGACGAGCAGAAACGCCCCcaaaattatacaaatatagtagtagaagaagtagaagaagaaattcaTATAAACGTTACTGAGCAAATAAAAGTTAAACGAAGCAGCTTTGTGGCGCTCGACTTAGGAACTACAATGCTATGAATTCAATGCTAATGTTTAGCAGTTAGTACTGTCTTAAtgtagcatgttagcattttagAATTTGCCATTTTCTCCCAG
Coding sequences:
- the LOC115569976 gene encoding checkpoint protein HUS1-like, giving the protein MPDFDVSIYLPPLKTMKNVVDRMKNLSNFLVMEANLNGEMNLKIETDLVSVTTHFKDLGNPPWGDDASQDGGPSQSRDPEDMAQARVDIRKLQQFLMGQQVNPSKAMCNIIHERVVHLILLHEDVSLQYFIPAVA